Proteins from a single region of Macrotis lagotis isolate mMagLag1 chromosome 2, bilby.v1.9.chrom.fasta, whole genome shotgun sequence:
- the GREM2 gene encoding gremlin-2 — protein MFWKLSLSLFLVAMLVKVAEARKNRPQGAIPSPYKDSSGNNSERWQHQMKEVLASSQEALVVTERKYLKSDWCKTQPLRQTVSEEGCRSRTILNRFCYGQCNSFYIPRHVKKDEESFQSCAFCKPQRVTSVLVELECPGQDPPYRHKKIQKVKQCRCMSVNLSDSDKL, from the coding sequence ATGTTTTGGAAACTTTCCCTCTCCTTGTTCCTGGTAGCTATGCTGGTGAAGGTGGCTGAAGCCAGGAAAAACCGGCCTCAGGGAGCCATCCCCTCCCCATACAAGGACAGCAGCGGCAACAACTCGGAGAGGTGGCAGCATCAGATGAAGGAAGTGCTGGCTTCCAGCCAGGAGGCCTTAGTGGTCACTGAGCGCAAGTATCTGAAGAGTGACTGGTGTAAGACCCAGCCCCTGAGGCAGACGGTCAGTGAAGAAGGCTGTCGGAGCCGGACCATCCTCAACCGCTTCTGTTACGGCCAGTGTAACTCCTTTTACATCCCTCGGCACGTGAAGAAGGACGAAGAGTCCTTCCAGTCCTGTGCCTTCTGCAAGCCCCAGCGGGTCACTTCTGTCCTGGTAGAACTGGAGTGTCCAGGACAGGACCCGCCCTACCGACACAAAAAGATCCAGAAGGTAAAGCAGTGCCGCTGCATGTCTGTGAACCTCAGTGACTCAGACAAACTGTGA